From a single Streptomyces misionensis genomic region:
- a CDS encoding helix-turn-helix domain-containing protein, whose translation MADRTPEASGADGIRTFPFPTELAVGGVGMQVGPMGAGHTWHADAPLDRVHRIDFHVVLLFTDGPVRHMVDFTEYEANAGDLLWIRPGQVHRFSRECVYRGTVLTMQPGFLPRAIVEATGLYRYDLPPLLHPDAAQLGALRAALEQLRREYEDTATLPLSLHTAVLRHSLTAFLLRLAHLAASSAPGSRQQSDSTFTRFRDAVEQGFATNHSVSAYADALGYSRRTLVRAVRAATGQTPKGFIDRRVVLEAQRLLAHTELPIGRVGAAVGFPDAANFSKFFQLHTGRTPAAFRAELR comes from the coding sequence ATGGCTGACAGAACGCCCGAAGCGAGCGGCGCCGACGGCATCCGGACCTTCCCCTTCCCGACCGAGCTGGCCGTCGGAGGCGTCGGCATGCAGGTCGGCCCCATGGGCGCCGGTCACACCTGGCACGCCGACGCCCCGCTCGACCGCGTCCACCGCATCGACTTCCATGTGGTCCTGCTCTTCACCGACGGCCCCGTACGCCACATGGTGGACTTCACCGAGTACGAGGCGAACGCAGGCGACCTGCTGTGGATCCGCCCCGGACAGGTCCACCGCTTCTCCAGGGAGTGCGTGTACCGCGGAACCGTGCTCACCATGCAGCCCGGCTTCCTGCCGCGCGCCATCGTGGAGGCCACCGGCCTGTACCGCTACGACCTCCCGCCGCTGCTGCACCCCGACGCGGCCCAGCTCGGCGCGCTGCGGGCGGCCCTGGAGCAGCTGCGCCGCGAGTACGAGGACACCGCGACGCTCCCGCTCAGCCTGCACACGGCCGTCCTGCGGCACTCCCTGACCGCGTTCCTGCTGCGCCTCGCGCATCTCGCCGCCAGCTCGGCGCCCGGCTCCCGGCAGCAGTCGGACAGCACCTTCACCCGGTTCCGGGACGCGGTCGAACAGGGCTTCGCCACCAACCACAGCGTCAGCGCCTACGCCGACGCCCTCGGTTACTCGCGCCGCACCCTGGTGCGCGCCGTCCGTGCCGCCACCGGGCAGACCCCCAAGGGCTTCATCGACCGGCGCGTCGTCCTGGAGGCCCAGCGCCTGCTCGCGCACACGGAGTTGCCGATAGGCAGGGTCGGCGCGGCCGTCGGCTTCCCGGACGCGGCCAACTTCTCCAAGTTCTTCCAACTGCACACCGGCCGCACGCCGGCGGCCTTCCGGGCGGAACTGCGGTAG
- a CDS encoding glycoside hydrolase family 16 protein, whose translation MSEPSGTRRPRTRPLRRALVAALATFGLAAALATTAGAPADASAPAPPSGWSQVFLDDFDGAAGSGVNTANWQYDTGTSYPGGAANWGTGEVESMTSGTNNVSLDGNGDLLITPRRDASGNWTSGRIETTRTDFQPPAGGKLRVSARIQMPNVTGNAAAGYWPAFWMLGAPFRGNYWNWPGIGELDIMENVQGLNKTWATMHCGTASGGPCNETTGLGNSTACPNSTCQSGFHTYTMEWDRSVSPEAIRFSVDGTVYQTVTAAQMDATTWANATNHGFFVILNVAMGGGFPGAFGGGPTSATEPGHPMVVDYVQVLQSSGGGGSTPPPSGNRDAYSPVQAESYDGQSGVSTEATTDSGGGQDIGSLANGDWALYKGVNFGSTAATQFYARVASGAGAGVSGLVEVRLDNRANAPIGSFAVGDTGGWQSWRTIPANIGSVTGTHDVYLTFTSGQPADFVNVNWFDFGH comes from the coding sequence ATGAGTGAACCCTCCGGCACCCGCAGACCCCGCACCCGCCCCCTGCGCCGCGCCCTGGTCGCCGCGCTCGCCACGTTCGGGCTGGCCGCGGCGCTCGCCACCACCGCCGGCGCGCCCGCGGACGCCTCCGCCCCGGCGCCGCCCTCCGGCTGGTCGCAGGTCTTCCTCGACGACTTCGACGGTGCGGCCGGCTCCGGCGTGAACACGGCCAACTGGCAGTACGACACCGGGACCTCGTACCCGGGCGGAGCCGCCAACTGGGGCACCGGCGAGGTCGAGTCGATGACGTCCGGCACGAACAACGTCTCCCTCGACGGCAACGGCGACCTGCTCATCACGCCCCGCCGCGACGCCTCCGGCAACTGGACGTCCGGCCGGATCGAGACCACCCGCACCGACTTCCAGCCCCCGGCCGGCGGCAAGCTGCGCGTGTCGGCACGGATCCAGATGCCGAACGTGACCGGTAACGCGGCGGCCGGGTACTGGCCCGCGTTCTGGATGCTGGGCGCGCCCTTCCGCGGCAACTACTGGAACTGGCCCGGCATCGGCGAGCTGGACATCATGGAGAACGTCCAGGGCCTGAACAAGACCTGGGCCACCATGCACTGCGGCACCGCTTCGGGCGGCCCCTGCAACGAGACCACCGGGCTCGGCAATTCGACCGCGTGCCCGAACAGCACCTGCCAGTCGGGCTTCCACACGTACACCATGGAGTGGGACCGCTCGGTGAGCCCGGAGGCGATCCGCTTCTCCGTCGACGGCACCGTCTACCAGACGGTCACGGCCGCCCAGATGGACGCGACGACCTGGGCCAACGCCACGAACCACGGCTTCTTCGTCATCCTGAACGTGGCGATGGGCGGCGGCTTCCCGGGGGCCTTCGGCGGCGGTCCCACCAGCGCCACGGAGCCCGGTCACCCGATGGTCGTCGACTATGTGCAGGTGCTCCAGTCGTCCGGCGGCGGTGGCTCCACTCCCCCGCCGTCCGGCAACCGGGACGCGTACAGCCCGGTCCAGGCGGAGTCGTACGACGGCCAGTCCGGCGTCTCGACAGAGGCGACCACGGACAGCGGCGGCGGCCAGGACATCGGCAGCCTCGCGAACGGCGACTGGGCGCTGTACAAGGGCGTGAACTTCGGCTCGACGGCGGCCACCCAGTTCTACGCCCGGGTGGCGAGCGGCGCGGGCGCCGGGGTGAGCGGTCTGGTGGAGGTACGGCTGGACAACCGCGCCAACGCGCCGATCGGGAGCTTCGCGGTGGGCGACACCGGCGGCTGGCAGTCCTGGCGGACGATCCCGGCCAACATCGGCTCGGTCACCGGCACGCACGACGTGTACCTCACGTTCACCAGCGGCCAGCCGGCCGACTTCGTGAACGTCAACTGGTTCGACTTCGGCCACTGA
- a CDS encoding 6-phospho-beta-glucosidase produces the protein MRLTILGGGGFRVPLVHGALLTDRGEGRVTEVVLHDLDDRRLHAVSRVLEEQAAGIPDAPRVTVTTDLDEALRGADFVFSAIRVGGLEGRAADERIALAEGVLGQETVGAGGIAYGLRTVPVADDIARRVARLAPDAWVINFTNPAGLVTEAMSRHLGGRVIGICDSPVGLGRRIARVLGADPREAFVDYVGLNHLGWVRGLRVGGRDQLPRLLADPALLGSFEEGRLFGPDWLRSLGAIPNEYLHYYYFNRETVRAYQEAERTRGAFLRDQQARFYEAAGRPDVSALAAWDRTRAEREATYMAENRESAGAGEREEEDLSGGYEKVALALMRAIARDERATLILNVRNDGTLSALDADAVVEVPCLVDSGGAHPLAAAPLPAHATGLVCAVKAVEREVLAAAESASRATAVKAFALHPLVDSVNVARRLADGYIAAHPGLAYLR, from the coding sequence GTGAGGCTGACGATTCTGGGCGGTGGCGGGTTCCGCGTTCCGCTGGTCCACGGTGCGCTGCTGACCGACCGGGGCGAGGGGCGGGTCACCGAGGTCGTCCTGCACGACCTGGACGACCGCCGGCTGCATGCGGTCTCCCGGGTACTGGAGGAACAGGCCGCCGGCATCCCCGACGCGCCCCGGGTGACCGTCACCACCGACCTCGACGAGGCGCTGCGCGGCGCCGACTTCGTCTTCTCCGCGATCCGGGTCGGCGGCCTGGAGGGGCGCGCGGCCGACGAGCGGATCGCGCTCGCCGAGGGCGTGCTCGGCCAGGAGACGGTCGGCGCGGGCGGCATCGCCTACGGCCTGCGCACGGTGCCCGTCGCCGACGACATCGCCCGCCGGGTGGCCCGCCTCGCGCCCGACGCCTGGGTCATCAACTTCACCAATCCGGCGGGTCTGGTCACCGAGGCCATGTCCCGGCACCTGGGCGGGCGCGTCATCGGCATCTGCGACTCGCCGGTCGGCCTCGGCCGCCGCATCGCCCGCGTCCTCGGCGCCGACCCGCGCGAGGCCTTCGTGGACTACGTCGGCCTCAACCACCTCGGCTGGGTGCGCGGGCTGCGCGTCGGCGGGCGCGACCAGCTCCCGCGGCTGCTCGCCGATCCCGCGCTGCTCGGCTCCTTCGAGGAGGGCAGGCTCTTCGGCCCCGACTGGCTGCGTTCGCTCGGCGCGATCCCCAACGAGTACCTGCACTACTACTACTTCAACCGTGAGACCGTGCGCGCGTACCAGGAGGCCGAGCGGACCCGGGGCGCCTTCCTGCGCGACCAGCAGGCCCGCTTCTACGAAGCCGCCGGGCGCCCGGACGTCTCCGCGCTGGCGGCGTGGGACCGCACCCGCGCCGAGCGCGAGGCGACGTACATGGCCGAGAACCGCGAGAGCGCGGGCGCGGGCGAGCGCGAGGAGGAGGACCTCTCCGGCGGCTACGAGAAGGTGGCCCTCGCCCTGATGCGGGCCATCGCCCGCGACGAACGCGCCACCCTGATCCTCAACGTCCGCAACGACGGCACCCTGTCCGCCCTCGACGCCGACGCCGTCGTCGAGGTGCCCTGTCTGGTGGACTCGGGCGGCGCCCACCCGCTGGCCGCCGCCCCGCTGCCCGCCCATGCGACGGGCCTGGTCTGCGCGGTCAAGGCGGTGGAACGGGAGGTGCTCGCCGCCGCCGAGTCCGCCTCCCGGGCCACGGCGGTCAAGGCATTCGCCCTGCACCCCCTGGTGGACTCCGTGAACGTGGCCCGCCGGCTCGCGGACGGCTACATCGCCGCCCATCCGGGCCTCGCCTACCTCAGGTAG
- a CDS encoding metallophosphoesterase family protein: protein MEPTAGPGQLLAISDLHISYPENRRLVEELRGGEEDWLIVAGDIAETVEDIRWTLATLAGRFRKVLWAPGNHDLWTHPKDTVTLRGVARYEHLVEVCRELGVVTPEDPYPVWHGAGGPAVVAPLFLGYDYSFLPAGCTTKAEGLAYAESTGIVCNDEYLLHPDPYPTREAWCRDRVARTEERLAGLPADLPTVLANHYPLDRHPTEVLWHPEFAMWCGTTLTADWHRRFRVATMVYGHLHIPRTTWHDGVRFTEVSVGYPREWRKRPAAPGKPRRILPMEDETGDRGAAPGVGRGRGGAP, encoded by the coding sequence GTGGAGCCGACGGCCGGTCCCGGTCAGTTGCTGGCCATCAGTGATCTGCACATCTCCTACCCGGAGAACCGCCGCCTGGTCGAGGAGTTGCGGGGCGGCGAGGAGGACTGGCTGATCGTCGCGGGCGACATCGCCGAGACCGTCGAGGACATCCGCTGGACCCTCGCCACCCTTGCCGGCCGCTTCCGCAAGGTGCTGTGGGCGCCCGGCAACCACGACCTGTGGACCCACCCGAAGGACACCGTGACCCTGCGCGGCGTCGCCCGCTACGAGCACCTGGTCGAGGTCTGCCGGGAACTCGGCGTCGTCACCCCCGAGGACCCCTACCCGGTGTGGCACGGCGCCGGCGGCCCGGCCGTGGTCGCCCCGCTGTTCCTCGGCTACGACTACTCCTTCCTGCCCGCCGGCTGCACCACCAAGGCCGAGGGCCTGGCCTACGCGGAGTCCACCGGCATCGTCTGCAACGACGAGTACCTGCTGCACCCGGACCCGTACCCGACCCGGGAGGCGTGGTGCCGGGACCGGGTCGCACGGACCGAGGAGAGACTCGCCGGGCTGCCGGCCGACCTGCCGACCGTACTGGCCAACCACTACCCCCTGGACCGGCACCCCACCGAGGTGCTGTGGCACCCCGAGTTCGCCATGTGGTGCGGCACCACCCTGACCGCCGACTGGCACCGCCGCTTCCGCGTCGCCACCATGGTCTACGGCCATCTGCACATCCCCCGCACCACCTGGCACGACGGAGTCCGCTTCACCGAGGTCTCTGTGGGCTACCCCCGTGAATGGCGCAAGCGCCCGGCAGCCCCGGGAAAGCCGCGCCGCATCCTGCCGATGGAGGACGAGACCGGTGATCGAGGAGCTGCTCCCGGAGTCGGTCGTGGCCGTGGAGGCGCACCGTGA
- a CDS encoding 4'-phosphopantetheinyl transferase family protein, protein MIEELLPESVVAVEAHRDDPLWEAPLHPEEAVLVARAVAKRRREFAAVRGCARRAMEKLGIPARPVVSGERGAPQWPAGIVGSMTHCDGYCAAALVRATDLASLGIDAEPHGPLPEGVGASVFLPSEMSRLERLAGQRPAVHWDRILFSAKESVYKAWFPLTRQWLDFSEADITLNPAADGAPHGTLHAELLVPGPRVGDRRLQVFDGRWTVRDHLVATTVVVPHA, encoded by the coding sequence GTGATCGAGGAGCTGCTCCCGGAGTCGGTCGTGGCCGTGGAGGCGCACCGTGACGACCCGCTGTGGGAGGCCCCCCTCCACCCGGAGGAGGCGGTGCTCGTCGCCCGCGCCGTGGCCAAGCGGCGCCGCGAGTTCGCCGCCGTGCGCGGCTGCGCCCGGCGCGCCATGGAGAAGCTCGGCATCCCGGCGCGGCCCGTGGTCAGCGGCGAGCGCGGCGCCCCGCAGTGGCCGGCCGGCATCGTCGGCAGCATGACCCACTGCGACGGCTACTGCGCCGCCGCGCTGGTCCGCGCCACCGACCTGGCCTCCCTCGGCATCGACGCCGAACCGCACGGACCGCTACCGGAGGGCGTGGGAGCCTCCGTCTTCCTGCCCTCCGAGATGTCCCGCCTGGAGCGGCTCGCCGGTCAACGGCCCGCCGTGCACTGGGACCGGATCCTGTTCAGTGCCAAGGAGTCGGTGTACAAGGCCTGGTTCCCGCTCACCCGTCAATGGCTGGACTTCTCCGAGGCCGACATCACCCTGAACCCGGCCGCCGACGGCGCACCGCACGGCACCCTGCACGCCGAACTCCTGGTCCCCGGGCCCCGGGTCGGCGACCGCCGGCTCCAGGTGTTCGACGGACGCTGGACCGTACGCGACCACCTCGTGGCCACCACGGTCGTCGTGCCCCACGCCTGA
- a CDS encoding helix-turn-helix domain-containing protein, with protein sequence MTDGYEDPGAAATAQLPAVVARVTALAERLGVAQAEVFDVARLSVACGVPEPVVKALLSGRPAGEPDVQARFLQRLGLLRRTRLKANGRRYTQQEIADGAGMSRQQAGALINGDRRPTMEHCDALQRFFRVHAGFLTAEDPEALAGALQRTEQELLQKLADRERAAAEAAEDPLERLLQDHGVRGIAWRAAQLPTDQHRDKVAEWLDMLLESVKRPDS encoded by the coding sequence GTGACGGATGGCTACGAGGATCCGGGCGCCGCGGCGACCGCCCAGCTGCCGGCCGTCGTCGCCCGCGTCACCGCGCTCGCCGAGCGGCTCGGGGTGGCCCAGGCCGAGGTCTTCGACGTCGCGCGGCTCTCGGTCGCCTGCGGGGTGCCGGAGCCGGTGGTCAAGGCCCTGCTCAGCGGCCGCCCGGCCGGCGAACCCGACGTCCAGGCGCGGTTCCTCCAGCGCCTGGGCCTGCTGCGGCGCACCCGGCTGAAGGCCAACGGCCGCAGATACACCCAGCAGGAGATCGCCGACGGCGCGGGCATGTCCCGGCAGCAGGCCGGCGCCCTGATCAACGGCGACCGGCGGCCCACCATGGAGCACTGCGACGCGTTGCAGCGGTTCTTCCGGGTGCACGCCGGTTTCCTGACCGCGGAGGACCCGGAGGCGCTGGCGGGCGCGTTGCAGCGCACCGAGCAGGAGCTGCTGCAGAAGCTGGCCGACCGGGAACGGGCCGCGGCCGAGGCCGCCGAGGACCCGCTGGAGCGGCTGCTCCAGGACCACGGGGTGCGCGGAATCGCCTGGCGGGCCGCGCAGTTGCCGACCGACCAGCACCGGGACAAGGTCGCGGAATGGCTGGACATGCTGCTGGAGAGCGTAAAGCGGCCCGATTCCTGA
- a CDS encoding phosphocholine-specific phospholipase C, which produces MPQVNRRRFLQIAGATTAFTALSSSIQRAAALPAHHRTGSLEDVEHIVVLMQENRSFDHYFGSLRGVRGFGDPRAVSQQGRSVWQQSDGAKDVLPFHPDADDLGLAFLQDLPHGWPDTHAAFNGGKYDKWVPAKGTTTMAHLTREDIPFHYALADAFTVCDAYHCSFMGSTDPNRYYMWTGHVGNDGQGGGPVLGNDEKGYGWTTYPERLEKAGISWKIYQDIGDGLDANGGWGWIEDAYRGNYGDNSLLYFDQYRDARPGDPLYDKARTGTDARQGEGFFDRLRADVRADRLPQVSWIVAPEAFTEHPNWPANYGAWYVSQVLDALTSNPEVWGKTALFLTYDENDGFFDHVLPPFPAASGAQGKSTVDTSLDVYQGGAGYAAGPYGLGQRVPMIVVSPWSKGGYVCSETFDHTSIIRFIERRFGVREPNISPWRRAVCGDLTSAFDFSRKDAGAVRLPSTAGYRPPDADRHPDYVPKPPANPSLPRQERGSRPTRPLKYAPVVDGSADTGAGTFTLTFASGAHAGAVFLVTSGNRGDGPWTYTTEAGKTLSDTWHSAYSGGVYDLAVHGPNGFLRVFKGGNRSAGPEVTARYTGERVELVLTNQGSGAARLRIADGYGGAPAAVTVRPGATVRHTVDLTRGHRWYDLTVTSADDPAFVRGFAGHVENGRPGVSDPAIATG; this is translated from the coding sequence ATGCCCCAAGTCAACCGGCGGCGATTCCTCCAGATAGCGGGCGCCACCACGGCGTTCACCGCGCTGTCCAGCAGCATCCAGCGCGCGGCCGCCCTGCCCGCCCATCACCGCACCGGGTCCCTGGAGGATGTCGAGCACATCGTCGTCCTGATGCAGGAGAACCGTTCCTTCGATCACTACTTCGGTTCGCTCAGAGGGGTGCGGGGCTTCGGGGACCCGCGGGCGGTGAGCCAGCAGGGCCGTTCCGTCTGGCAGCAGTCCGACGGCGCCAAGGACGTCCTGCCCTTCCACCCGGACGCCGACGACCTGGGGCTCGCCTTCCTCCAGGACCTGCCGCACGGCTGGCCCGACACCCACGCCGCCTTCAACGGCGGTAAGTACGACAAGTGGGTTCCGGCCAAGGGCACCACCACCATGGCGCACCTGACCCGCGAGGACATCCCGTTCCACTACGCCCTCGCGGACGCCTTCACCGTCTGCGACGCCTACCACTGCTCGTTCATGGGCTCCACCGACCCCAACCGCTACTACATGTGGACCGGTCACGTCGGCAACGACGGCCAAGGCGGCGGCCCGGTGCTCGGCAACGACGAGAAGGGCTACGGCTGGACTACGTACCCCGAGCGCCTGGAGAAGGCCGGGATCTCCTGGAAGATCTACCAGGACATCGGCGACGGCCTGGACGCGAACGGCGGCTGGGGCTGGATCGAGGACGCCTACCGGGGAAACTACGGCGACAACTCCCTGCTCTACTTCGACCAGTACCGCGACGCCCGGCCCGGCGATCCGCTGTACGACAAGGCCCGCACCGGCACCGACGCCCGGCAGGGCGAGGGCTTCTTCGACCGGCTCAGGGCGGACGTGCGCGCGGACAGGCTCCCGCAGGTCTCCTGGATCGTGGCGCCCGAGGCCTTCACCGAGCACCCCAACTGGCCCGCCAACTACGGCGCCTGGTACGTCTCCCAGGTGCTGGACGCGCTCACCTCGAACCCCGAGGTGTGGGGGAAGACGGCGCTGTTCCTCACCTACGACGAGAACGACGGCTTCTTCGACCACGTGCTGCCGCCCTTCCCGGCCGCCTCCGGGGCGCAGGGCAAGTCCACGGTGGACACCTCGCTCGACGTGTACCAGGGCGGCGCCGGGTACGCGGCCGGCCCCTACGGGCTCGGCCAGCGGGTCCCGATGATCGTCGTCTCGCCCTGGAGCAAGGGCGGTTACGTCTGCTCCGAGACGTTCGACCACACTTCGATCATCCGCTTCATCGAGCGCCGCTTCGGGGTGCGCGAGCCCAACATCTCGCCCTGGCGGCGCGCCGTGTGCGGCGACCTCACCAGTGCCTTCGACTTCTCCCGCAAGGACGCCGGGGCCGTCCGGCTGCCGTCCACGGCCGGCTACCGGCCGCCGGACGCGGACCGGCACCCCGACTACGTGCCCAAGCCGCCAGCGAACCCCTCGCTGCCCCGCCAGGAGCGCGGCAGCAGGCCCACCCGCCCGCTGAAGTACGCACCCGTGGTGGACGGTTCGGCGGACACCGGGGCCGGCACGTTCACCCTCACCTTCGCCTCGGGCGCGCACGCGGGCGCGGTCTTCCTCGTCACCTCCGGCAACCGCGGCGACGGCCCCTGGACCTACACCACCGAGGCCGGCAAGACCCTGTCCGACACCTGGCACTCGGCCTACTCGGGCGGCGTCTACGACCTCGCCGTGCACGGCCCCAACGGCTTCCTGCGCGTCTTCAAGGGCGGCAACAGGAGCGCGGGTCCGGAGGTGACCGCACGGTACACCGGCGAGCGCGTCGAACTGGTCCTCACCAACCAGGGCTCCGGCGCGGCCCGGCTGCGGATCGCGGACGGCTACGGCGGCGCCCCGGCGGCGGTGACCGTGCGGCCGGGCGCCACCGTGCGGCACACCGTGGACCTCACCCGCGGTCACCGCTGGTACGACCTGACCGTGACCTCGGCGGACGACCCGGCGTTCGTGCGCGGCTTCGCCGGTCACGTCGAGAACGGGCGGCCCGGCGTCAGCGACCCGGCCATCGCGACGGGGTGA
- a CDS encoding phospholipid scramblase-related protein, producing MTTQSNTPAGWYPDPHGAPQTLRYWDGTQWTEHTNNQAQQAPQAQQAVPQQAAAPFPQQQGADPRVQRQVQQQAGVVSNATGGGTLFTEPVLVVNQKAKLIEVTNEYKVMDQHGREIGSVTEIGQGVLKKILRFVSSLDQFMTHKLEIRDAHGMPQLVLTRPAKFFKSRVIVTRPDGSPVGEIVQQNMIGKINFAMNADGRQVGAIKAENWRAWNFAIVDHADNEVARITKTWEGLAKTLFTSADNYVLQIHYQLPEPLLSLVVATALTVDTALKQDSRGWN from the coding sequence GTGACCACGCAATCGAACACTCCCGCCGGCTGGTACCCGGACCCGCACGGGGCGCCCCAGACGCTCCGCTACTGGGACGGCACGCAGTGGACCGAGCACACGAACAACCAGGCGCAGCAGGCGCCGCAGGCCCAGCAGGCCGTACCGCAGCAGGCCGCCGCCCCGTTCCCGCAGCAGCAGGGCGCCGACCCCCGGGTGCAGCGCCAGGTGCAGCAGCAGGCCGGGGTCGTGTCGAACGCCACCGGCGGCGGCACCCTGTTCACCGAGCCCGTGCTGGTGGTGAACCAGAAGGCCAAGCTGATCGAGGTGACCAACGAGTACAAGGTCATGGATCAGCACGGCCGGGAGATCGGCTCGGTCACCGAGATCGGTCAGGGCGTGCTGAAGAAGATCCTGCGCTTCGTCTCCAGCCTCGACCAGTTCATGACCCACAAGCTGGAGATCCGCGACGCCCACGGCATGCCCCAGCTGGTGCTGACCCGGCCCGCGAAGTTCTTCAAGTCCCGGGTGATCGTGACCCGGCCGGACGGCTCGCCGGTCGGTGAGATCGTCCAGCAGAACATGATCGGCAAGATCAACTTCGCGATGAACGCGGACGGCCGGCAGGTCGGCGCGATCAAGGCGGAGAACTGGCGGGCGTGGAACTTCGCGATCGTCGACCACGCGGACAACGAGGTGGCCCGGATCACCAAGACCTGGGAAGGCCTCGCCAAGACGCTGTTCACCAGCGCGGACAACTACGTCCTGCAGATCCACTACCAGCTGCCCGAGCCGCTGCTGAGCCTGGTGGTGGCGACGGCCCTGACCGTCGACACCGCGCTCAAGCAGGACTCGCGGGGCTGGAACTGA